The stretch of DNA GTACAACAATTGTTAGGATTAGATAAAAGTTTATAGTTTGAGGAAATAACTGCAGGAGATCTGTTGCAGTAAATCTATTACAAATGTGACCCTAAACTTTAAATCTGCTATCACCAAATATTGAAAGTAATGTTCAGAACTGTTAATCTATTAATCACCGTATTGATAGAAGTTAGAAATGGCAATGGCAAGTGACCAACCTCGTGCAGCAGAAGATTTAACAGAGGACGCCGAATTAAAGCAAGCGCATGGTCTGCTAACTGTTTACGATCACAGCTACAGTGTGGGTGATGCATGTTTGCAAAAGAAAAAGATTCAGCAGTTGGAAGAGCAGAATGAGAAGCTGAAAAAGAAACTGAAATTCTTACAGCAGAAATCGCGCCGTCAAGAGCAACGATTACAGAGAATGAAGAAATTATTACAGGAACTTAATGCCCAAGAGATTTTAccacatcagagctgtgtgctgTTACATGATACTTTGTATGAAGTGATTAAAGTTTAAATGTAAAAATGTTTACCAGTACAACatttattaaatggcagatagTGTAGAAACATAACCAATTATCTTTACTACCCAGGATCGAGGGAAGGAGATAACTAGCAAAATGCCTCAGGGGTCAATGCTAGGATAATTATTGTTTACATTGTACATAATGATTTTGAATAGGCACAGTTGAATAAATTTGCTGACATATGGGGTAGGGGACTGCAAATTACATAAGCAGACCAACTACAGAGGAATATGTGGCATTGCACTTACTTTTTTGGCTTTTCTAAACTTGTAAAGTGATGAGATTGAAGAAATGGACTAACCAGTCAGAATAAGGTGAACAGTAGTAGGACATGACAGACCTAGGGATAGTGATAGAAAGCTCACTTAAACAATCACTGTGTGAAACAGCAAAAAGACAAACTGGGTCCTGGCATGTATAGCCAGAGGGATGGAATACAAGTCAACGTTGGTGATGGTGAGGCTTTAGAGAGCGCTCATTCAGCCCTCCTTGGAGTACTATGAATAGTGGCGGATATCCTGACTTTTTATACTAAAAGCAGCTAAACCAATATTAGCTAACAGGTGAGTTAAGAAACTGGGAATGTCTATGCTGCAGAACAGACTCTTGAGAGAACCTTATCAAAGTTTTCAAGCTTCTAAAGGCTACAGGTAAACTGAACCATAAAATGCTCAACACCACAAACTGCAGCTAGGTGGCATGAAGTCAAGAAAAGGGGAAATTAACAGTTTAGAaattgtcatttggtagtacagaacttgagtattgctgaaaaaagacattttgtttaagctttttgtcttgcattcgtcaggacaatcacaagaataccaatgtcaggggaagcaacaacttgatattgtatgagaagaatgctaattggttggcacgTGGACCCtggtggaggtgttgccatggagaatgcactagttaatagtgactgacagttaacggcccaccagctgcctggtttaaaatttcaaacaatgcttggttgTTAAcggtcagtcaccattaactggtgcattctctattgCAGCACTTTCATAAAATGCCTTTGTTCATCAATACTCAAGACAATTTAGACTTTACACCCTATGTGTGAAGTTGTTGAGTGATTGGAACAGGACATTCAG from Carcharodon carcharias isolate sCarCar2 chromosome 1, sCarCar2.pri, whole genome shotgun sequence encodes:
- the LOC121278940 gene encoding THAP domain-containing protein 1-like, producing the protein MVLSCSAYGCKNRYDKDRGVSFHRFPLKRPELCKKWLAAVRRRNFTPTKNSNLCSEHFTLDCFRKNCNNKILEENAVPSIFCFTRPNQQSKKLEMAMASDQPRAAEDLTEDAELKQAHGLLTVYDHSYSVGDACLQKKKIQQLEEQNEKLKKKLKFLQQKSRRQEQRLQRMKKLLQELNAQEILPHQSCVLLHDTLYEVIKV